CGAATAATAGACTGCAAAGGGGAAAGGACTGATGCATTAGGGAGGATCTTCGGCGTAGCTTCATATGATGGTGCTACGGTTGCCATACTTGTGGCTCTGTCTTCTTGCGCCATATGTGGAGTTGCTTCACACCTATCTTGCCCTTCAACAGGGGGGTGACTGATCTCCAACTGTGTATCAACTTCACGAGTCTCACTACAATCCATCCTCTTTGAAGGATCGAGAACTCGGATGCTAATCATACTATCAAGGGAATTACCATAGTAATGTAAAGTTCTTCCACTGGAAATCACCCCATACATTGATGGAGTGAGATCCAAAAAGGTCTCATGTCGTTTCCGATTTGAAAATCGAAAACGGGACCCTGTAAGATTTGAGTTTTTTGTTTCTGAAGTTGACTTCAGAACTGAATTGTTTTGATTAACGTTGGGTCCTTTGTCTACAACGTTCTTTTCCATTTTGGTGCTATTTTTCGCACCACGACACCCGAGAACACTTCGATCTCTCTCctttccttctccttctccttcctttcctttctttctgTTTTCTTCCTCCTCCTTCCCATTGTGGGCATAATTTTTGAATAAATCATCCTCTCTTACTACTTCAAGTGCGTCTCCAACAAAATTTGGAGACCATCCTAACAAAGATATCACCTCCTTAAGTTTTTGTTGAAACTCTCCATTTCTCGGATCAAGCTTCAGTGCTTGCGCAAGATCCATGAAAGCTAATTAAGTCGGGTTTTTTAAGCTCCACAGCTGCCACAACCCTTCTGTAATAAGCTTTCACATTAGAAGTATCATAACGCAACACCATCGAGCATACTTGACCCACTCTTTCAAAGTCTTTCTCCTTGATGAAACATGCACCTAAGTTCAGATTAAGAGACACTGCCAGACCTACAAAAACTGACTTATCCTCATCATTATAGACTGAAACAAATGATAAGATCTTGAGTGCAAAGGAGTACTTTTTGATAGCCAAGCTAGTACTCTGTTTGTAGAGATTATTCCCCTCATCTTTCAACCTTCTAACCAGATTTATAACCCCAATAGGATTTTCCAACTGACTAACTGTATGAATCAGAATACCAGATGAAACATCATCCTCTTGAAAATGAGATAAACACAAATCCCCCCTTATTTCTACAAAACTACTCATGATAACTTGAAGGAGTTAAAAGCAAACTGACAATACCTCCACCATTTATAAACTACTAATAAGGAAGGTAGAACCCACTACAACTAGCAAATAAATAACTTCACGGTAGACTAATCTCACCCCTTTATCAATCAACAGCCAGATCCAACAACCAAAACCAATATACAAACTTTTAGAAAAGACGGTCttacaggaaagaccgccttgttgTCATCTTATTGCCACGTCATTATTGATATCAGCATAATAtcaactttatttttattttattttctgaaaatatataataccaattttcatttctctctcctcacaacTCTcggtttctctctctctcctcaaaacacctgcctctttctctctcctcaaaactcaaaactaaTTCCATGGCCACCACCACCAAGAGGTGGTCCACGAAGGGGGTGCGATGGCGGTGAGCGGCTACGAGCTACTGGTATCGTGCAAGGAGGCGCGCGGTGGTGATGAAACGAGATCTACTGGTTTATTGTGGCTCGTGGTGGTGGTTGCGAACGTGAATGACGCGACGACGACCAGCGAAGTCGATTGCGGCGTTTAGCATCGGGAGATCCTGGTGGCCGGCGGGATAGGGAAGCGAGAACCAGAGCGGCGAAGGAAAGAGAGGAAGGAGAATCCGGCGTCGCCGCCTTGCCGCCGTCGCCATCGAAGGTTGTCGGAAATCCAACTCCTTCGCGCAACCTATAAATTTCCGGCTTCTCTCTCGCTCTAACTAAATCTTCAAGGTTTGTAATTCGTTTTTTATTGTTGTCGATTTTGATGGTTGAAGCTATGTTCCGTTGCCGATTTTGTTGTTGGACCTACTTTTGATTCGTAGGTTGACTTGTCGGAGATATATTCACCTCGATCTGTTGATGCTAGTTTGATCGATCTGGTGATGATTTCGATTAGGTTTTTCGGTATTCGATTAGGTTTTTATGTCAATTTGATTGAATTCGATTTGGTTTTCATGTCAATTAGATTGAATTTAATTAGGTTTTTATGTCAATTAGATTGAATTTAATTAGGTTTTGTTGTACAGGTCTGTGGTACTATGCATGCTTGGTGTCTGTGAAGAAACAGGGCTGTTGTTGGCTCTCCACAACGCTGCGACTGGTGGATTTCTGACAGGAGGAGGATTTGCCACTGGTGGTTGCTTCTGGTGGTTGCCGTGGAGGCTACAGCCGCCACTCTGGTGCTGGAAGTTGCGGTGCTCATGCTTGTTGGTGCTCGGTGTTGCTCATGTTGTTGGTGTGGTAATCGGACCAATTGATGCAGAAAGGAAGCCTTGCGGTGGCTGCTAAGACTTGCGTTGTCGCGAATGAACAATTGATTACtgttatttaattagttttaggtCTTTTGTTTCAGTTAAGAATATGGTTCTTTTAGTCAAGAATGTTGCTGGTTTAGTTAAGTATGTTGATGGTTTAGTTAATTTCATTTCAAGTGCTtcttttagttataatttattttgttttagttacgaatattgttgttttagttacaataatttcattttagttaagaattgtttcattttagttaagaataatcttgtttagttaagattaaatttatgagttttagttaagattttctgaAATTTAGTTAATATTTTCTAATTTTAGTTACGAATTTTcgagtttaatttaaaaattctgattttctatgttttagttatgaatttataagttttagttacgattttcttggttttagtgaaagttttttgagttttagttacgtatttTTTAGTTTCAATTCAGGGCTTTAGTTTCGATTTTTTGAGTTTCACGAGTTtaagttacgattttcttggttttagttaagattttttgagttttagttatgtatttttgagttttggataacgaatttcagagttttagttaagatataAAATTGtaagcattgaaaccaattagttaagcaattgaatcaattagttaaaaaattaaactattaaGTTAAGCTTCAGAATCAATTAGtgtaataaattagttaagcaatgtaacatattagttaaaccatgcaaccaattagtgaagcattgaaatcaattagtgaagcactggaAGCAATTAGTGATGCACTGGATTTAATTAAGTTAACCagtggaactaattagttaagtttgagattcaattagttaagcaacgaaactaattagttatacaatgaaaccaattagttaagcaatgaaccaattagttaagtactgaaaccaattagttaagtactgaaaccaattagttaagcaatggtatcaattagttaagcattgcaactaattagttaagattttatgagttttagttaataaaatGTTTGTTTAATTTAATAACTATTTGACtcataagtttaactattttgttattcaattagttatgattttattacttttagttatgttttacactagtttagttagtaccaaaaaaaaaattgaaaattttaatttcaaaaaaaaaaatttcgaatcgggaaaaaaaagaaaaagtttaaggctgaaattcaattagttaagcctgaaatccaattagttaagtttgaactccaattagttaagtctgaattccaattagttaagcctgaaaaaaaaatctaaattttttttttcctaaaaaaaaaatttttaaaaaaattcaaaaaaaaaaattcaaaaaaaaaaaaaaatatgctgACGTCAGTATGACGTCATCACATGCGCCAACATGGCTGCCAACTGGGCTGCCAGCAAGACTGccaacaaggcggtctttcctgtgaggcggtcttacacaaaagtttctcaaaccaataaaaccattttctaaAGTGACAGAGAATTAATTTACCTTGAGACCCAAGCTCCACTATCGAAAATGGAAAGGCTGAAGGACAAGAAAAACCGGAACCGAAAACCTCGATCGTCAATGACGATTCTTGACGAGATCCGTGGGATAGAGACGGTTGATGTCAAAGGTCTGATTTTGGCGAAAAAACGGACTCGCCGACAACCGAGAGGGCGAGATCGGCTGCCGGCGAGTTTGGTGGCTGCTTTTGGGTTGACGGCTAGGAGGGTGGGAAAAGAgagaactttctctctctagattttCATTAACGAATTACGTATTATTAAATTTAAAGCAAAGAGTTACATGCCTTAGTTCGAAGGAGTTAGAGCTAATCAATAGTAATAGAAATCCCTTTAAAAGCTACAATTAACTGACCTACTTGGATTAACTCCAAAAGTAGTGATATTTGAGGCGGTCCCGGAGGATCTTCGAACCGTTTTATTGGAGGATTTGGGTGGTTTGACTCGATCGCGGTTGGTGCCAGTAGATGATGGTCTGCTAAACTAGACAGCAGACCATCAGTACCCTTCATGTCTAGTATGAGAACCTCCATAGCAGGACAAAGTTCTAGGAAAGTCATTAGCTCTTCAAAAGCACAAGGTGAGAACCCCGACTTAAGGCGACCCAAATTAGGAAATGCTTTCAGAAGTTTAAACGGAACACTATCAAATTCAAAAAATCTAACATGACAATTTTTTGTAAGAATTTCAACAAATGCTCCATGCATTTGATCAACATTCTAACCGTTTATGTtgaggatatatatatatataaaaataaaagagacaTATTtgttgaaatattagagcgccacctaggattactaatggtttcgggcAATgagaaataagatttctaatttatttttgaattaaaaaaattgattgccacgtagataatttattaagtgccacgtggatattctagttaattaattactaatatatacaactccatccaaaatcaaacactctaaaaattgaaaaataaatctaaaataaaattcatccaaaatcaaacactaatctaaaataaaataaataaaattcaatttaaaatcaaacatttttttttttgatgcatAAGAGGCAAGGCCAATTAAAGAAGagaaatcaaacattaatctagTAAAAGCGCAACAtaagaaatctaatggtttcggtcaATGAGATTTcagaattaattttgaattaaaaaagtcgggTGCCGCATACATAAAAAattaagtgtcacgtagatatttttattaattaattattaatattacgcatatacaatttcatcaaaaaacaaacactctcataattaaaaaaataaacctaaaataaaattcaatgaaaaataaaaaaattaaactaatataatatataaaattggtatacATAGGGTTCTGTTTAAACATACCAATTAAAATCTATCTTATTATATAAGATAGAGTTATGTTATGCATGCTAAAATATGGAGAATGTTATTATATTTGATTATCTCATAAGCATACGCCTCTATTTCTATTACAAATAGGATATCATACCCTTTGTGGATTTTCTAAGTGCTACAAActtctatttaattaatatcATATCACATAACTCTATCTTATATAATATTATATCAGATAACTATGTTACCCTCAACAGTTTATCATCTAACTTCTTGTTTCACTAACTTGGCCGGGATTTCTCGAAAGAAAACCTTTAACATATCATAATTAGGGACTGTCACGGTGAAATGTTCCAAATTTGGGGAATCTATTATAACCTTACAAGTATGAGGAATCCCATACAATAGCAAAACCAAACGCTTCAAATTCCGGCATGATAAATTTACAACTGATAATTCTATTTCTATAGTACGATCAATTTGCACATGTAAATCCTCAAGTGACGGGCAAGAATTAACGAGCTTTTCCAACCATTGAAGACGATACATAAGTTGATGAATTTTCCGTTTCTTCAAATTAGGAAGATTAAAtgtacacaaattcttatttacaagggttgtacaataaatattgtacaccaaagtaaaagttaactcaaaatgtttaaaagttatggttatatgtgtaaaagttatccattttttagtgataaatgttttcattttaataaaacttatttcttcaaaatcactaataatgtataaaattaatcatttaactctttaaaatgtttatctatcaacgtttttttactaatataaaatttaatcaaaactaggttaaagttacaaaaaaataggtaaaagttatcttggtgtgtacaataaatttattgtacacctagtgCGCACAAGATCTTTTGTTAAATGTAATACCCTTGCAATCCAAACCAAGACTAATGCATTTATCTAATTCAAGTACTACTAATGACTTAGTTTGATAAACACACCGTGGAAGTGTCCAAGTTTGTGAAAAACAATATCGGCTTCATACCATGATTTCCTTTACGTTTTTTGCACaaatttgttgaaaccatgaaTCTATCAAACATTGTTTTCTACGGATGTTAATGTAATTCGAAGGAAAGAGATCACAAATAGAGAGACGAAACCGAAAGAAAGATGTCGACGTAAGTTGCTTAAAGGCTTCATCAACAATTATGATATTACGGTTGTTGATTTCGGGTTTCTGGATGCCAAAGAAATCAATATCTATGGATGTGAATTTGGGGCCATAGATTGCGATATCGATTCGACAACGAGCTCGTAACAATGGCGGATTTGAGAAGGAGGAAAGAGAGAATATAAATAAGGATATCATCAGGCAACATGCTTAGTCTGTCTAAGTCTTCTCTTCTTCCTATGGCTGATTTTCCCATTGTAAGTTATTGTGTCCTTGTTTATTTTGGTTTAAGAAACTGTTGAAACTACGAAATATGATACGGATATATATTTGCtgccatctttctttttctccaTTATTTTCTCGATGTGGGACTAGAAAATTAGAAATCTACTTACTCCGTCCCCATAAGATTGCCCGTAGCAATTGCTGCGGGTTTAGGGAATAAAAAGTTGGCCAATATGCCGGGCCGGGTCAGGCCTAGCTCCGGGTCACTTTTATGTGCCCAAAACACGTTATTTTCGATCAGGCCGGAAAAACGAGTCGAAATATTCTGCCTAAAACCCACTAGTTTTCGAGCCGTCATCGGGCCAGGCTCATGATGATCAGCTCTATGACATAGCAATATAGCAAGATAAATATATCCTTCAGAAAACCGTAGAAAAAAGTttgagaaaaacaaaaaaaaaaaaatcaatccaACTAGAGGGCTCCATAGAGGAAAAATCTCCAAGCATTAGCTTTACAAAATAGTGTCAAATAGAAGGACAATTTCCAACCCCGACACCAATTTCCAACTCACTTGGTTAGATTCTTAAGGATGGTGTGGAAATTTTAGGATTGAATCTCTTCTACATCCGTGTTACCCTATTAACAACTATCATATGTGATAAGAAAACAGATATTAATTCAAAACAAGTTCATAATTCCTTCGGATAAACAATATGACATTTTAATTTTTGAGGCAAGCTTGGAAcattaaattaaacaaaaaacgtTTATAAACCTATATAATACGTTCATGTAGGTTTATCCTTCATCAAAAATTCCGAAACAAACTCATGGACTTGCTCAAAAATAATTAAGTCATAATGAGAGAttacattattttattttaaaaaaaaaccctagTCTTCCTCGTCATTCGTCAACCACCATTGTGCGGACATCCCCACAAGTTTCCTTAGCCTCCTTCTCAAATTCTCTTTGGCAGCAAAACAATTTGTCCTACactttcttcattttttttcgTTGTGGGAGGCAAGAAGCAATTCAAATTATGGTGAAGGTTTCCAATCTTGACCTGCGCATAACAAAAGAGAATTTAATTAATCACTAAATTAAAGAGATAAACAAGAGACGAAATCGAATTTGCACTTAAGATTTGTGTATTACCTTAATGACTTTGGCACTTCAATTAGAGTCTCAACATCTGATGCTGAATTTGACAGTAGAAATTTCAATCCTGATTCATTCACTGTCCAATCAGTCTTCACATTTAAATTCTTTAGATTAGGAAACAGAGATGGCTCATTTTCAATTCTTCTACCATCCGCGGCGAGTGCCTTTAGTTGCGGTCACCATCGAAGAAGGCAAACAAAATCAGAATTAGCTATTCAATCACTCGAAGAAGgatattttttttcctatttACCACGTTTAAGTTTCAGATTTTGGTATTTAACGGCTCATAAGATgtaatcactacaagaaattgtaccattaatgacgggaaatcccgtcgcaaaagaccAATAATCGttggttaacgacgggatttcatgtcgcaaacccgtcataaaaggggctgCCGTTAatggaaatcccgtcgttaatctgTCTAAAATACATTTGCTTTGGTTATTCCCGTCGTTGTTTgattgttatccccgtcgcaaagACGGGATTTTTGTTTCGTCGTTATTAgattgtcataaaagatacaaattcttggaTGTGAATTTTACATTTACCATCTTATCTTATGAAACGTTTTGTATTCACCCACTTTTAATGGATTGTTAGAAGGAATCATTGGACAAAAGGAGGAGACGAAGAAGTTTTTCGATCATGTGGGCCCACTTAACTAACTTCTTTCATTTTCATCATCTTTCATTGAATTTTCAGTTAAAGAAGTTAATTAAGTATGATAATTtggataatttttttaaaaaagtgttAAATATAAAACGTTTTATAAAATTTaggtggtaaatatgaaataatatattatatagtGGTAAGTATAAAAGGCTGAAACTCAAAACGTGGTAAATATCAAACAATCCTACGAAGAACAAAAAAAGTGTAAAGATGTTTTTGTCAAGTTACCTTGACAGTGTCCATGGACACAGAAACATATCTTGCACTCTCGACTTGTCTAAGCatgtcaaaaagatttttactGCCATATCTTTGACAATAACTTTTGACATCGATATCTATTTCTTCGAGCATACGATGATCACCATTCATGTACAAGTTCATCGGTTCAGCACCTTCATATTTAAAGTAAACAAGAAGGGGTGATGAAACAACTAGTTTACTAAACAACGAGTTCACAATCTCCAACTTTTTAAGTGTGGGAGATGACACTGTCAACACCGAGGTACTTAAATCACAGTCTGAAAAGCTCAGAACTTCTAAAACAGGACATTTTGAGAAAAAATCAGGACAAAATATTATTCTTTTAGAACAATAATGAGAAGAATCACCCGATTTACGGCCATTTTCATTCAGATCATGAAGTCTAAGTTCTTTTAGTGTAAGGAAACCATTAGGGTTGGAAAAAGTTACCCAAGAAGCAGTTAGTTGTAGTTTTTCAAGAGATTCGTTAACGTAAAAACATTCGGGTAATTCCATAGATATGGAGTTGTAAGTTTCGACTTGAAATGTGACTTCTTCTGGTTTTAAGTTCATAACGTATGACAATATAGACTCCATAACTTTTGGATCGATTCCCACATTGggtaaaataaattcaaacttgAATAATTTATTAGGTTCTCGGCGGTGCAAGACTTGTTCAACAAAATCCAGGAATATCGAGACTTGCACTTGCAAGCAGGGGAAGGAAAGTTCATAAAAAGGATCCATATGAAACCTAAAATTGAGGAATGGAGTTTGTGCCCAAATATGTTTCCATCTTGTAGATAGAAAGGAACTTTTAACGATAAGTTTAGTATCCAAGTTTGAGAGGATTCGATGAAGAAGACAGTCTGGTAGATTACTAATTCTATCTAAATCATTGCACATCTTTTTAGCTTCTTTGGCCATGATTCAAACAAAAGAAACAGGGCCGAATTTTGGGTGAGTTTTGTTCTATTCTAAGAGGCAGGATTTTAAGGGGAACGCTAAAGGCTGTAATTTTAAAGGGGGGttttacaatatttataaacAGATAACAATAGTTTACTCTTCACAGTTTTCGATGTGGGACGTTTTTTAGGTTTGCTTTAAGCCTGAAGACCTAGTACGTGGAATTAGCAACCTACAGCTATTCCTCACAACTCAAACCATTAATGCATAGCATCCTGGCCATTGTGAAGCTACAAAGCTGCTGCCATGTTTGCAACTACAAAGCTGCTACCAGATTTTTCGTTAATAATAcaacttttaaattattttctaataatCTAAACTTGAACCCtattaacttttattggttgAAGTTAGGGTTAGGGCATGATCGCGTGAATCAGGTTAGGGTGTTGATGGTGGTTAGAGATGAAGATGGTGGAGACTGGAGAAAGAGGGTTTCGAGGGAGGGTTCGTGTTTAAAACTGCAACTTTTTCCACCCGAACTACCATACGTCGTCACATCCATGCCCACCCAACTCGGCGGAAATTCGTGCTCAAACCataaatattcaaacttttcgAGTGAATTTAGGAAATTTTCGAAcaaattttgttaaaatttaGGCATTAATTCGAGTAATTGGTGTTTAATTTCAAACAAATTAAACCTATTTAACAATTTAGCACGTGGATAAAAAATATACATCCGAAATAATTTGGGGCTTGTGGTGTTCTTGGTGTAGGGTTGAAGATGATTGTAGTGGAACTAAGGTGTGCTGCAGTGGGGTATGTTGGAGGGGAGGAGTAAGAAAAAGCTAGTGATATTATCATCCATGTTAATGGAGTTTAGTGGTGTTTGCGTAGATGTTGTTGTGAAATAATTCTTTTCTTACTtctctaaaaagaaaaatatagtcATACTACGTACGTGAGTTCTCGTTAAGTTCATCTctctatatttttaaaatatgctCTATTTATAATTTACTCttagatatttaatttaaagatATTAGCACCTAATATTTTTacaaacatagtcaagtgagatcttgttaaattcgtatcaatgCGAGGATTTCAAATaccaatttttttataatttttacttacacacaattagagatattaatgctCAAAGAAGCAGGTTGGGATAcgtgaaaaaaaaatgatgcaTCCTTTACGAAACGGAGGAAATATCAAGCATGAAAGACAAGGCGTTGCAACTAAAAAGATAACAAAGAAAGTAGAACGAGTAATTAGATCGAGTAACATCTTAAAATCTTAACAAAGTTTGGAAGCTTTAATTTAAGTTCCTCCTACAGGAAAAAGCACAACTAACCAAAACCAGATACAGAGTATAATTAGTTATCCGAAAACCagtctttaacataaacaaaaacCGGATTAAACATCCTGAAGTTCTTCGTTTTAACTTTGTAATCGAGCTCCATAAAAGAAAATGTCTTCAAACTTTATTTGTcgacttttttttttgcgcgaaaggaaaatagcAGCAGTCTAAATTATCCTCGAGTTCTTCAATGTTAACCTGCATCACGAATATAAAAAGATCACAAATCAATTGAAATGATTATGGTATTGAGTTAATTTAACtaaacaattatttgtgtataaTTACCTCAGTGCGCTAGGTACTTGAATTGTGGTGTTGACATGATTTGATCCCTGATTTTTCAGCAGAAAGTTCAATCCTGATTCTGATACTTTCCAATCTGCCTTCACTTTCAACTTCTTTAAATTTGGAAGGAGTAATGGGACGGGATCATCTTCATCTGGATACCAACGACTTAAATAACGATCCGAGAgtactgtttatgccaaatttcgtatggacgacctttggttgggacataaacgactagattaaataaagtaaataaatGACAAGAAATAAAGGGCAGAAAATAAAGGgagacgagacaagagatggtgacgcggaaaacccgaaagggataaaaaccgcgggtggcaatgagtccaccaatccactatgttACTGGCATAAAAAGCCTTGTTGAGTACAAGTACATTGTATATATGCGTATGTGTAAATGTAGCTGATGACGAAGCATAAATGTGAGAAGGCATAGGCGATACGACGGATGAATGGGTAGGGGATCGTCGGGAAAGGCAGTCGTTGATAACAATCTATGAGTGATATATATGGCGTACGTAGCATTTGCAGTATTGGAAAGGTTAATTTGTGAGAATATATGGATCAAAGATAAGGCAGAGGGTAAATGACAATGATTAATGATTAGGCATGCTTAGTGGAATATCCATGTGGAACTAAGGAGAGGAAGGCTTGCTCTTCTTTATAATTACTAGGCTACGGGAAAGGTAGTAGTGTTAGGGAAACAATACCATTTGAAGGGAAGATATCAAATGGAGGAAGATAGTTGGGCGTTGGGTTTACCATGGGTATTCGCCTCTCCTCATTATAGGATGACGGTGTTTATATAGCATTAGGTTTAGCGTAGAAGAGGGAGTAATGGTATTAACTGCTTCCTTGATCCTCTCCAACCGAATTGACCCTACTCCCCAAGCACCCTTTGACTCAGCAATAACGGCTCCTTAAATATAGGAGTTAACCTTGGCATCTTCCATAGGATCCCAGCATGATCTGGTACCTTTGACTTGTTCCTGCGTCGACCTCCACGTCGTACAAAACGACCCATAACAATAGCCCCCATTTTCCTAATTGTAGTGAACCGgaagttaggaaaataatcttcgACGTTTGTCATCACGTTCATTTTCTGTCGACGCCAATCTGTCATTGTCTTCGACCTGTCCGTCGTCTTCCGTATCTAGTCT
This Spinacia oleracea cultivar Varoflay chromosome 6, BTI_SOV_V1, whole genome shotgun sequence DNA region includes the following protein-coding sequences:
- the LOC130463828 gene encoding F-box protein At5g03100 → MAKEAKKMCNDLDRISNLPDCLLHRILSNLDTKLIVKSSFLSTRWKHIWAQTPFLNFRFHMDPFYELSFPCLQVQVSIFLDFVEQVLHRREPNKLFKFEFILPNVGIDPKVMESILSYVMNLKPEEVTFQVETYNSISMELPECFYVNESLEKLQLTASWVTFSNPNGFLTLKELRLHDLNENGRKSGDSSHYCSKRIIFCPDFFSKCPVLEVLSFSDCDLSTSVLTVSSPTLKKLEIVNSLFSKLVVSSPLLVYFKYEGAEPMNLYMNGDHRMLEEIDIDVKSYCQRYGSKNLFDMLRQVESARYVSVSMDTVKALAADGRRIENEPSLFPNLKNLNVKTDWTVNESGLKFLLSNSASDVETLIEVPKSLRSRLETFTII